The genomic region AACCAATATTTTTTAAATAAGGGAATTTTACAAAAGACCACTCATACACATATTCACTAATATAATTCAAATATTCTTTCGGTTCAAACAAAGCATACTCAGAATTATCTGGTGCCGTAACCCTCACCTTCCCATCGTAGAAATTTAAACATTTATCATTATCCACCAATCCCATATTATAAACTTCTAAATCAAATTTCTCATTAAAAAATAAATCTTGATAATTCTCTAAAATATTTTTCTTAAAGATTTCTAATGTAAAAAGAGAAAATTGAACACAACTCCTTGCCATATCTTCTATCTCTTTTCTCTCTTCTTCGCTTATCCCTTTTGTTACTCCACCAGGAATACCACAAACTGGATGGGTTGCCTTGCCACCAATAATTTCCGTAATTTTCTGACCGTATGCCCGATGTTTAATCACTTCCATTCCTGTTTGTTCACCATACTTTTCTATTATACCAATAATATTTCTTTTCTCTTTGGGAGCATCCTTGCCTACCAAAAAATCTGGACCACCAAGAAAGTAAAAATGTAAAATATGATCGTAAATAATATAGCCACAATACATTAGTTCCCTTAATTTTTTTGCCTTAACTGGCACTTCGCAATTATAAGCACTATCTAATGCCTTGGTAGCAGCAAAATGATGAGCAACTGGGCAAACACCACAAATCCGAGAAGTTAATTGGGGCATATCTTCACCCTTTCTACCTTCGCAGAATTTCTCAAATCCCCGAAACTCCGGCACCTGTAAAAAAACATCTTTTACTTTACCATTCTCTAAAAATATTTCTATCTTACCATGACCTTCTAAACGGGTAATGGGATCAATTGAAATCTTTTTCATTCTCCTCTCCTTTTATTAAGAATTGCTTTTGCTAAACTATACATATAGAAACTTCCGATTGGGTCTTTTATCTTATTAATCTCTTCTTCTAAGATTTTATAAAATTCTTCATAATTTTTCTTTTCTTCATCAAGTAAAAGAATGGAGGTTAAGGCACTTATCATTTTTGCTCCTTGGTCAGAAACTTCTGGTGTTGGTCCCATACAACCAGTACAGGGCCAATTGGCATTGATACATAAATTTTTACAACCACTTCTTGTTGCTGGTCCTAAACAGATAATTCCTTGCTCTAAAAAACAAGTATTCGGGTCAGGCT from candidate division WOR-3 bacterium harbors:
- a CDS encoding Ni/Fe hydrogenase subunit alpha; the protein is MKKISIDPITRLEGHGKIEIFLENGKVKDVFLQVPEFRGFEKFCEGRKGEDMPQLTSRICGVCPVAHHFAATKALDSAYNCEVPVKAKKLRELMYCGYIIYDHILHFYFLGGPDFLVGKDAPKEKRNIIGIIEKYGEQTGMEVIKHRAYGQKITEIIGGKATHPVCGIPGGVTKGISEEERKEIEDMARSCVQFSLFTLEIFKKNILENYQDLFFNEKFDLEVYNMGLVDNDKCLNFYDGKVRVTAPDNSEYALFEPKEYLNYISEYVYEWSFVKFPYLKNIGFKGFIPSKDNGLYRVGPLARLNVSEGLKTKEAQKEFENFYRTYNKKPVNNIFAYHWARLIELLYASERALELSLDKEIIGYEGIRNLELKKPKDGVGIVEAARGTLIHHYFLNEEGIIEKVNLIVATTNNNGVLNISLKIGAISVEEYLDKEDEKLLNQIEMFFRAYDPCLACASHNLKFQILKKEKNKITIIF